ACGTGATTTTACGCCTGTTTTGTCATACCTGTACTCTTCCCTTCTGCCCCCCGTCTGGTCTACATTTGGGGGGCGAAAAAAAGTGGCTATCGGTGCGTGTATGCAGGAGAGTGCTTTTTTGGCATTTTCGTCGCACTCGATGCTTAGCAAGCGATAAACACATTGAAAGGATAACTTATGAACAAGACTCAACTGATTGATGTAATTGCGGACAAGGCTGATCTGTCTAAAGTACAGGCTAAAGCTGCTCTGGAATCCACCCTGGCTGCTATTACTGAGTCTCTGAAAGAAGGCGATGCTGTACAACTGGTAGGTTTCGGTACCTTCAAAGTGAACCACCGCGCTGAGCGTACTGGCCGCAACCCGCAGACCGGTAAAGAAATCAAAATCGCTGCAGCTA
The window above is part of the Leclercia sp. AS011 genome. Proteins encoded here:
- the hupA gene encoding nucleoid-associated protein HU-alpha — its product is MNKTQLIDVIADKADLSKVQAKAALESTLAAITESLKEGDAVQLVGFGTFKVNHRAERTGRNPQTGKEIKIAAANVPAFVSGKALKDAVK